The Gambusia affinis linkage group LG11, SWU_Gaff_1.0, whole genome shotgun sequence genome contains a region encoding:
- the usp9 gene encoding probable ubiquitin carboxyl-terminal hydrolase FAF-X isoform X1: MTATTRGSPVGGNDSQGQGQAPDAQSQPPLPQNQTSSPNSSNENSPVSPPDEQGQGEGPPQLEEEEPAFPHTDLAKLDDMINRPRWVVPVLPKGELEVLLEAAIDLSKKGLDVKCEACQRFFRDGLTISFTKILTDEAVSGWKFEIHRCIINNTHRLVELCVAKLSQDWFPLLELLAMALNPHCKFHIYNGTRPSETVPAGAQLADDELYARPPDPRSPKGWLVDLINKFGTLNGFQILHDRFMSGQALNVQIIAALIKPFGQCYEFLTLHTVKKYFLPVIEMVPQFLENLTDEELKKEAKNEAKNDALSMIIKSLKNLASRVPGQEETVKNLEIFRLKMILRLLQISSFNGKMNALNEVNKVISSVSYYTHRHNPEEEEWLTAERMAEWIQQNHILSIVLRDSLHQPQYVEKLEKILRFVIKEKALTMQDLDNIWAAQAGKHEAIVKNVHDLLAKLAWDFSPEQLDHLFDCFKASWTNASKKQREKLLELIRRLAEDDKDGVMAHKVLNLLWNLAHSDDVPVDIMDQALSAHIKILDYSCSQDRDTQKIQWIDRFIEELRTNDKWVIPALKQIREICSLFGEAPQNLRKKMPINIQTNLVSQTQRSPHVFYRHDLINQLQHNHALVTLVAENLSAYMETMRQLSKEDQAEFDPQTVRPGSRYSHVQEVQERLNFLRFLLKDGQLWLCAPQAKQIWKCLAENAVFLCDREACFKWYSKLMGDEPDLDPDINKDFFENNVLQLDPSLLTENGMKCFERFFKAVNCREGKLVAKRRAYMMDDLELIGLDYLWRVVIQGSDDIASRAIDLLKEIYTNLGPKLQVNQVEIHEDFIQSCFDRLKASYDTLCVLDGDKDSINCARQEAIRMVRVLTVLKEYINECDSDYHEERTILPMSRAFRGKHITLIVRFPNQGRQVDDLDIWSHTNDTIGSVRRGILNRIKANAAHTKIELFIGGEIVDPADDRKLIGQLNLKDKTLITAKLTQVSANMPSSPDSSSDSSTGSPGNHGNHYSDGPNPEVESCLPGVIMSLHPRYISFLWQVADLGCSLNMPQLRDGARVLMKLMPPDNTTVENLRAVCLDHAKLGENSLSPSLDSRFFGPSPSQVLYLIEVVYALLMPASATLGEDASDFQYNFLKSGGLPLVLSMLTRNNFLPSADMETRRGAYLNALKIAKLLLTAVGFGHVKAVAEACQPNADGNIPVSPINQATHDQALVLQSALQNIPNPTSECMLRNVAIRLAQQISDENFFQASKYIPDICVIRAVQKIVWASGCGTVQLVFSNNDEISKIYEKTNAAKEPDGEDEQVCCEALEVMTLCFALMPTALDTLSKEKAWQTFIIDLLLHCHSKSVRQMAQEQFFLMATRCCMGHRPLLFFITLLFTVLGSTAKERAKHAGDYFTLLRHLLNYAYNSNINLPNAEVLLNNEIDWLKRIRDEVKRTGETGVEETILEGHLGVTKELLAFQTPEKKYYIGCEKGGANLIKELIDDFIFPASNVYLQYMKSGEFPTEQAIPVCSTPASINAGFELLVALAVGCVRNLKQIVDTLTDMYYLGCETLTEWEYLPPVGPRPNKGFVGLKNAGATCYMNSVIQQLYMIPPIRNGILAIEGTGTDVDDDMSGDEKQENESNVDPRDEVFSYHHQFDDKPSSKSEDRKEYNIGVLRHLQVIFGHLAASRLQYYVPRGFWKQFRLWGEPVNLREQHDALEFFNSLVDSLDEALKALGHPPMLSKVLGGSFADQKICQGCPHRYECEESFTTLNVDIRNHQNLLDSMEQYVKGDLLEGANAYHCEKCNKKVDTVKRLLIKKLPPVLAIQLKRFDYDWERECAIKFNDYFEFPRELDMEPYTVAGVAKLEGDDVNPENQVIQQNEPSEPTPPGSSKYRLVGVLVHSGQASGGHYYSYIIQRNGGDGEKNRWYKFDDGDVTECKMDDEEEMKNQCFGGEYMGEVFDHMMKRMSYRRQKRWWNAYILFYERMDSLDKDSELVKYISELNLSSTKPHQVKMPSVIECSVRKQNVQFMHNRMQYSLEYFQFIKKLLTCNSVYLNPPPGQDHLLPEAEEIAMISAQLAARFLFSTGFHTKKLVRGPASDWYDALCILLRHSKNVRYWFAHNVLFAYPNRFSEYLLECPSAEVRGAFSKLIVFIAHFSLQDGPCPSPTASPGSSTQGCDNLSLSDHLLRAVLNLLRREVSEHGRHLQQYFNLFVMYANLGLAEKTQLLKLNVPATFMLVALDEGPGPPIKYQYAELGKLYTVVSQLVRCCDVSSRMQSSINGNPPLPNPYGDTNLTAPVMPVQQLVAEILFVRTSYVKKIIEDCSNSEETVKLLRFCCWENPQFSSTVLSELLWQVAYSYTYELRPYLDLLLQILLIEDSWQTHRIHNVLKGIPDDRDGLFDTIQRSKNHYQKRAYQCIKCMVALFSNCSVAYQILQSNGDLKRKWTWAVEWLGDELERRPYTGNPQYTYNNWSPPVQSNETSNGYFLERSHSARMTLAKACELCPEELKCTQESPGKEPDEQEAPDDQDSSPPEDTSLYPHSPGTTQFQQNNHPHGQPYTGPAAQHMNNPQRPGPASAPTPGPTQTPTPGPGTTPTSGPRAQETWDGTEEVAPAPAPAPAPAPAPTPAPASTSTSTPAPAPPKE, encoded by the exons CCACCACGCGTGGCTCTCCGGTGGGGGGCAACGACAGTCAGGGCCAGGGCCAGGCACCTGATGCTCAGAGCCAACCTCCACTGCCACAGAACCAG ACTTCATCTCCTAATTCATCTAATGAGAACTCCCCCGTGAGCCCACCAGATGAGCAGGGCCAGGGCGAAGGCCCCCCTCAGCTGGAAGAGGAAGAGCCTGCTTTTCCTCACACTGACTTGGCGAAGCTTGATGACATGATTAACAG GCCTCGATGGGTGGTTCCAGTTTTGCCAAAAGGAGAGTTAGAAGTCCTCTTGGAAGCTGCTATAGACCTGAGTAAAAAAG GACTGGATGTGAAATGTGAGGCATGTCAGAGGTTTTTCCGGGACGGTCTAACAATTTCCTTCACAAAAATCCTGACGGATGAGGCAGTCAGTGGCTGGAAGTTTGAGATACAT AGGTGTATCATTAATAACACACACCGATTGGTGGAGTTGTGTGTGGCCAAGCTGTCTCAGGACTGGTTCCCGCTACTGGAGTTGCTGGCCATGGCCCTCAATCCCCACTGCAAGTTCCACATTTATAACGGCACACGGCCTTCTGAGACCGTCCCCGCTGGAGCGCAGCTGGCCGACGACGAGCTCTACGCTCGTCCGCCTGACCCGAGATCTCCCAAG GGCTGGCTGGttgatttaataaacaaatttgGCACGTTAAACGGGTTTCAAATTTTGCACGACCGCTTCATGAGCGGCCAAGCACTGAACGTCCAGATCATTGCTGCACTTATCAA GCCTTTTGGCCAGTGTTACGAGTTCCTCACATTGCACACAGTAAAGAAGTACTTCCTTCCAGTCATCGAGATGGTTCCCCAGTTTCTAGAGAACCTCACAGACGAGGAACTCAAGAAAGAGGCCAAGAACGAAGCCAAAAATGATGCACTGTCGATGATAATCAAGTCTCTGAAGAATCTGGCTTCTCGTGTACCAGGGCAGGAGGAGACGGTGAAGAATTTAGAgatttttaggttaaaaatgaTTCTTAG GTTATtacaaatttcttcttttaacgGCAAAATGAATGCACTAAACGAAGTTAACAAGGTGATCTCCAGCGTCTCCTACTACACTCATCGGCATAAccctgaggaggaggagtggcTGACGGCAGAGCGCATGGCG GAATGGATCCAGCAAAACCACATCCTTTCTATTGTGCTGAGGGACAGCTTGCATCAGCCGCAGTATGTCGAGAAGCTGGAGAAGATCCTTCGCTTCGTTATAAAAGAGAAAGCTCTTACCATGCAGGACTTGGACAACATCTGGGCTGCACAG GCTGGTAAGCATGAGGCTATTGTGAAGAATGTCCATGATCTCTTGGCCAAGCTGGCTTGGGACTTCTCACCCGAGCAGCTCGATCATCTTTTCGACTGCTTCAAG GCAAGCTGGACCAATGCTAGCAAGAAGCAGCGTGAAAAACTGCTTGAGCTAATCCGGCGCTTGGCCGAGGACGATAAGGACGGTGTTATGGCCCACAAGGTCCTCAACCTGCTCTGGAACCTGGCGCACAGCGACGACGTTCCTGTAGACATCATGGATCAGGCTCTTAGTGCTCACATCAAGATATTGGACTACAGCTGCTCACAG GACAGAGACACGCAAAAGATTCAGTGGATTGATCGCTTCATAGAAGAGCTTCGTACCAATGACAAGTGGGTTATCCCTGCCTTGAAGCAAATCAGGGAAATCTGCAGCCTCTTTGGAGAAGCTCCTCAGAACCTGAG aaagAAAATGCCAATTAACATACAAACGAACTTAGTGAG TCAAACGCAGAGAAGCCCTCATGTGTTTTACCGCCACGACCTGATCAACCAGCTGCAGCACAACCACGCTTTGGTCACCCTGGTGGCTGAGAATCTCTCGGCCTACATGGAGACAATGAGGCAGCTGTCCAAAG AAGACCAAGCAGAGTTTGACCCGCAAACAGTCAGACCGGGAAGCCGCTACAGTCACGTCCAAGAAGTACAGGAGCGGCTTAACTTTCTGAG GTTCCTATTAAAAGACGGCCAGCTGTGGCTGTGTGCTCCTCAGGCGAAGCAGATCTGGAAGTGTCTGGCTGAGAACGCTGTGTTTCTGTGCGACCGCGAGGCCTGCTTCAAATG gTACTCAAAGCTGATGGGGGACGAGCCAGACCTAGACCCAGACATCAACAAGGACTTCTTTGAGAACAATGTGCTACAGTTGGACCCGTCGCTTCTGACAGAGAACGGCATGAAGTGCTTCGAGAGGTTCTTCAAGGCCGTCAACTGCAGGGAGGGGAAGCTGGTAGCGAAACGCAGGGCCTACATGATGGACGACCTGGAACTAATTGGCTTGGACTACCTGTGGAGG GTGGTGATTCAAGGAAGTGACGACATTGCAAGCCGAGCCATAGACCTGCTGAAAGAAATCTACACCAATCTCGGACCAAAACTGCAAGTCAACCAG GTTGAGATTCATGAAGATTTCATCCAGTCTTGTTTCGACCGTCTGAAGGCGTCCTACGACACCCTGTGTGTGTTAGATGGAGACAAAGACAGCATTAACTGTGCTCGGCAGGAGGCCATCCGCATGGTGCGGGTTCTCACTGTGCTTAAGGAATACATTAATGAGTGCGACAGCGACTACCACGAGGAGAGGACTATACTGCCTATGTCAAG AGCTTTCCGGGGCAAGCATATCACACTGATCGTCCGTTTCCCAAACCAAGGACGTCAGGTGGATGATTTAGACATCTGGTCACACACCAATGACACCATCGGTTCGGTCCGGCGGGGAATCCTAAACAGGATAAAGGCCAACGCCGCACACACGAAGATTGAGCTGTTTATTGGTGGGGAGATCGTTGATCCTGCTGATGACAGGAAGCTGATTGGACAGCTTAATTTGAAGGACAAAAcg CTGATCACAGCCAAGCTGACCCAGGTGAGTGCCAACATGCCCTCCAGCCCAGACAGCTCATCCGACTCATCCACTGGCTCCcctggtaaccatggaaaccactACAGTGATGGGCCCAACCCAGAAGTTGAGAGCTGTCTTCCTGGTGTG ATTATGTCGCTACACCCGCGCTACATCTCCTTTCTGTGGCAAGTAGCCGACCTCGGGTGCAGCCTCAACATGCCTCAACTAAGAGATGGAGCTCGAGTTCTCATGAAGCTCATGCCTCCAG ATAACACCACTGTGGAGAATCTTAGAGCTGTGTGTTTGGACCATGCCAAGCTAGGAGAGAACAGTCTGAGTCCGTCACTAGACTCCCGTTTCTTCGGCCCTTCACCTTCACAAGTGCTCTACCTCATTGAG GTTGTGTATGCTTTGCTGATGCCAGCTAGTGCCACTCTGGGTGAGGATGCTAGTGACTTCCAGTACAACTTCCTGAAAAGCGGCGGCCTGCCACTGGTGCTAAGCATGCTCACCAGGAACAACTTCCTCCCGTCCGCGGACATGGAGACGCGCCGAGGCGCTTACCTCAACGCTCTGAAGATCGCCAAGCTCCTCCTGACTGCGGTCGGCTTCGGCCACGTGAAGGCTGTGGCCGAGGCCTGCCAGCCCAACGCTGACGGAAATATTCCCGTCTCTCCG ATAAATCAGGCGACTCACGACCAGGCGCTGGTTCTTCAAAGTGCCCTGCAAAACATTCCCAACCCTACCTCTGAATGTATGTTGCGCAATGTAGCTATCCGTCTGGCCCAGCAGATTTCTGATGAG AATTTCTTCCAGGCATCAAAGTACATCCCAGACATTTGCGTGATCCGAGCAGTGCAGAAAATCGTGTGGGCATCGGGTTGTGGCACAGTGCAGCTGGTATTTAGTAATAATGATGAAATCAGTAAAATATACGAGAAG aCTAATGCAGCTAAGGAGCCGGATGGAGAAGATGAGCAGGTGTGCTGCGAGGCTTTGGAAGTGATGACGCTGTGTTTTGCCCTCATGCCCACGGCTCTCGACACGCTCAGTAAGGAGAAAGCTTGGCAGACCTTCATCATAGACTTGTTGCTACACTGCCACAGCAA GTCCGTTCGTCAGATGGCCCAAGAGCAGTTTTTCCTAATGGCGACTAGGTGCTGCATGGGGCATCGgcctcttcttttcttcatcaCCCTCCTCTTCACAGTGCTCGGG AGCACAGCCAAAGAGCGAGCCAAACACGCAGGGGACTACTTCACGTTGCTCCGACATCTGCTCAACTATGCCTACAACAGTAACATCAACCTGCCAAACGCCGAGGTGCTGCTCAACAACGAGATCGACTGGCTCAAACGGATACGG GATGAGGTTAAGAGGACAGGAGAAACTGGTGTGGAAGAAACCATCCTGGAGGGCCACCTTGGTGTCACCAAAGAGCTTCTGGCCTTCCAGACGCCTGAAAAGAAATACTACATTGGCTGTGAGAAGGGAGGAGCAAATCTCATTAAG GAGCTGATCGACGACTTCATCTTCCCAGCATCTAATGTTTACCTGCAGTACATGAAGAGTGGGGAGTTCCCCACAGAGCAGGCCATCCCAGTGTGTAGCACTCCTGCATCCATCAACGCCGGCTTCGAGCTCCTGGTGGCGCTAGCAGTCGGCTGCGTCCGCAACCTCAAACAAATAGTTGACACCCTAACTGACATGTACTACCTGG GTTGCGAGACACTGACAGAGTGGGAGTACCTGCCTCCCGTGGGACCGCGCCCTAACAAAGGCTTTGTCGGCCTGAAGAACGCCGGTGCTACTTGCTATATGAACTCTGTTATCCAGCAGCTTTACATGATCCCTCCAATCCGCAACGGCATCTTGGCGATCGAGGGTACAGGCACCGACGTGGACGATGACATGTCTGGCGATGAGAAGCAGGAAAATGAG AGTAATGTAGACCCTCGTGATGAAGTTTTCAGCTACCACCACCAGTTTGATGACAAACCCTCCAGTAAATCGGAGGACAGGAAAGAGTACAACATCGGGGTGCTGCGTCACCTACAGGTCATCTTCGGTCACCTGGCTGCATCCAGACTGCAGTACTACGTCCCAAGAGGCTTCTGGAAACAGTTCag attatggGGAGAGCCAGTAAATTTGAGGGAGCAGCATGACGCTTTGGAGTTCTTCAACTCTTTGGTGGACAGTTTGGATGAAGCTCTGAAAGCTTTGGGTCACCCTCCCATGCTCAGCAAGGTGTTGGGAGGGTCCTTCGCTGACCAAAAGATTTGTCAAGGGTGTCCCCATAG ATATGAGTGTGAGGAGTCATTTACAACGTTAAACGTGGACATTAGAAACCACCAGAACTTGTTGGACTCGATGGAGCAATATGTTAAAGGAGATCTGCTGGAAGGAGCCAATGCCTACCACTGTGAGAAATGCAATAAGAAG GTGGACACAGTGAAGCGTCTGCTGATCAAGAAGCTGCCGCCTGTCCTGGCCATCCAGCTGAAGCGCTTCGACTACGACTGGGAGAGGGAGTGCGCCATCAAGTTCAACGACTACTTTGAGTTCCCGCGGGAGCTGGACATGGAGCCGTACACGGTAGCAGGCGTGGCCAAGCTGGAGGGCGACGACGTGAACCCGGAGAACCAGGTGATCCAACAGAACGAGCCGTCCGAGCCCACGCCGCCGGGCAGCTCCAAGTACCGACTGGTGGGAGTGCTGGTTCACTCGGGCCAGGCGAGCGGCGGACACTACTACTCCTACATAATCCAGCGGAACGGGGGCGACGGCGAGAAGAACCGCTGGTATAAGTTCGATGATGGCGACGTGACGGAATGCAAGATGGACGAcgaggaggagatgaagaacCAGTGCTTCGGGGGAGAGTACATGGGCGAGGTGTTCGACCACATGATGAAGCGGATGTCGTATCGGAGGCAGAAGCGATGGTGGAACGCCTACATCCTGTTCTACGAGCGTATGGACTCGCTGGACAAGGACAGCGAACTTGTCAAATATATCTCAGAGCTGAACCTGTCCTCCACCAAGCCCCATCAGGTCAAGATGCCGAGCGTCATCGAGTGCAGCGTTCGCAAGCAGAACGTCCAGTTCATGCACAACCGAATGCAATACAGCCTGGAATATTTCCAGTTCATTAAGAAACTTCTGACCTGTAACAGTGTCTATTTAAACCCTCCTCCAG GACAAGACCACCTTCTGCCAGAGGCAGAGGAGATTGCTATGATCAGTGCTCAGCTGGCTGCTCGGTTCCTCTTCAGCACAGGTTTTCACACCAAGAAATTAGTACGGGGTCCTGCCAGTGACTG GTATGACGCCCTCTGCATCCTGCTGAGACACAGTAAGAATGTACGCTATTGGTTTGCACACAATGTTCTCTTTGCTTACCCCAATCGCTTCTCCGAGTACTTGCTCGAGTGCCCGAGCGCAGAGGTCCGTGGGGCATTTTCCAAGCTCATAGTCTTCATCGCTCACTTTTCCCTGCAAGACGGACCGTGCCCCTCACCCACAGCTTCGCCAGGATCCTCCACTCAG GGCTGTGACAATCTCAGCCTTAGTGACCATCTGTTGAGAGCTGTACTCAACCTGCTCAGGAGAGAGGTTTCTGAACATGGCCGCCACCTCCAGCAGTACTTTAACCTCTTTGTCATGTACGCCAATCTGG GTCTGGCAGAGAAGACTCAGCTGCTGAAGCTAAATGTTCCCGCCACGTTCATGTTAGTTGCTCTGGACGAGGGTCCCGGGCCTCCCATTAAGTACCAGTATGCTGAGCTGGGCAAGCTCTACACTGTGGTCTCCCAGCTTGTCCGCTGCTGCGACGTCTCCTCCCGTATGCAGTCCTCAATTAATG GTAATCCTCCTCTTCCTAACCCGTACGGGGACACCAACCTGACGGCTCCCGTCATGCCGGTGCAGCAGCTAGTGGCAGAGATTCTGTTTGTGCGGACTAGTTATGTGAAGAAGATCATTGAGGACTGCAGCAACTCTGAGGAGACGGTGAAGCTGCTTCGCTTCTGCTGCTGGGAAAACCCTCAGTTTTCCTCCACTGTGCTCAGTGAACTGCTCTGGCAG GTGGCATATTCCTACACCTATGAGCTGAGGCCTTACCTAGACTTGTTGCTACAAATCTTACTCATCGAGGACTCCTGGCAAACGCACAG GATCCACAATGTGCTGAAAGGCATCCCTGATGACAGAGATGGGCTATTTGACACCATTCAGCGCTCGAAAAACCACTACCAGAAACGGGCCTATCAGTGCATCAAGTGCATGGTGGCCCTCTTTAGCAACTGCTCTGTGGCTTATCAGATCCTGCAG AGCAATGGTGACTTGAAGCGAAAGTGGACATGGGCAGTGGAGTGGTTAGGGGACGAGTTGGAGAGGCGGCCGTACACGGGAAACCCCCAGTACACGTATAACAACTGGTCCCCTCCAGTTCAGAGCAACGAGACCTCCAATGGATATTTTCTTGAGCGCTCCCACAGTGCACGCATGACACTGGCCAAGGCTTGTGAACTCTGTCCTGAAGAG CTCAAGTGTACTCAGGAAAGCCCAGGGAAG GAGCCGGATGAACAGGAAGCACCTGATGATCAAGACTCGTCTCCACCTGAGGACACCTCTCTGTACCCTCATTCTCCTGGAACCACCCAGTTCCAGCAG AACAACCATCCCCATGGGCAGCCGTACACCGGGCCCGCTGCTCAGCACATGAACAACCCTCAGCGTCCCGGTCCAGCCTCCGCCCCGACTCCAGGCCCGACCCAGACTCCGACCCCGGGCCCCGGTACCACTCCCACCTCGGGCCCGCGAGCACAAGAGACCTGGGACGGCACCGAGGAGGTGGCCCCGGCCCCGGCCCCGGCCCCAGCACCCGCCCCAGCCCCAACCCCGGCCCCGGCCTCgacctccacctccaccccaGCACCCGCCCCTCCCAAGGAGTAA